The sequence below is a genomic window from Pseudosulfitobacter sp. DSM 107133.
GGCAATGGGCTGACGTTGCGCCCAATGCCGAAAACCAAGAGCGACAAACCAGTGCAACTGGTCATGGACAGTACCGGTCTGAAGATCTTTGGAGAAGGTGACTGGCTCGAGGAGAAGCATAAAGCTAGGCGTAAACGGCGCTCTTGGCGCAAGCTCCACCTCGGTCTTGATCTTGTCAGTGGCGAGATCGTTTGCTCTGATCTCACCAAGGATGACGTCGGTGATCCAACGGCGCTGCCAGATCTCCTGGATCAAGTCGACGGTCCGGTTGATCTGTTTCTGGCCGACGGCGCTTACGACGGAGACCCAACATCTGATTTGCTTACCGCTCGGTTCGGACCGATGATCGAGGTGACGACCCCACCTCCCAAAAACGCAATCCTGAGCCCTAATGTGGCCCGCAAACCGACGGCACGAGACTGCCATATCGCCGACATCGCAATCAACGGGCGGATGGCCTGGCAGAAAGCCACCGGCTACAATCAACGCAGCCGGGGCGAAACTCTCATGGGCCGCTGGAAGGCTGTCATTGGGCCCAAGCTAAAGGCGCGCAACTTCAAAAATCAGAAAACAGAAGTCAAGATTGGCGTCTGGGTTCTCAATCGAATGACCAGACTTGGCCGCCCAAGTTTTGAACGCACCGCCTGAAATCCGTTTCGGGTAGGGCGCGTTCCGAGCGGACTATGATCTGTGCAACACGGCCCCGTGAATGGGCGAAGCTTTGTGACGTGTTTCTGAAACGCGCTGATCTGGGCAGCGACCCACGTTTTGCGACCAACAACGCGCGCGTGGCCAACCGGGGGGAAACCGATGCTGCAGTTGCTGCTGGCTTTGCCACTCGGAACGGACCTGAAGCAATCGCGGCGCTTCAGCGCGCCGATGTCGCGCTCGCCTCAGTCAATGACATGGCGGGTCTTTCTGCGCATCCGCATTTGCGCCGCATCACCGTTGAAACACCGAGCGGACCGGTTTCGTATCCGGCACCCGCACCGGTCTGGCACAACGAGACGCCGACCTATGGCCCGGTGCCCGCGTTGAATCCTCTTAATGCAAAGGACTGAGGCATGCAGATAGATCTTGACCATCTCAAAAACTGGATTGGCCGTGAAGATCAGGCCAGCGAAGAGCTGACGTCGGCGCTCGTCGTCCGGTTCAATGCGACCTTCGAACGACGGTCGGCTACAGATCACGGCGCCGAGGCCCCTTTGTTCATTCATCTCTGCCTCGGACAGCCCGCCGTTCCCACGGCCGAACTTGGTCCCGACGGTCACCCCGCGCGCGGTGGTTTTCTCCCGCCGGTTCCTTTGCCGCGCCGCATGTGGGCTGGAGGGGCGGTCGAGTTTCACGCACCGATAAAGATCGGGGAAGTCGTGACCCGCCGTTCCGTGATCGAAGACGTGACCGTCAAACATGGACGCAGCGGTGCCTTGTGCTTCGTCACGGTGCGCCATCATGTTTCCAGCGGCGGGCGCTCCGCTCTGACAGAGCGTCAGGACATCGTTTACAGAGACGCGACACGCAAGACTTCTGCCCCAGTCGGTCCGGCGCCGGATAAGGCACCCCGAGGTGCCCATAGCATGGATGTCGCAGCAAGTGCTCCGTTCTTGTTCCGCTATTCTGCGCTGACCTTTAACGGTCACCGCATTCACTACGATGCACCCTATGCCCAGAACGAGGAATCCTATCCGGGCCTCGTTATTCACGGGCCTATTCAAGCGACCATGTTGTGCCAGTACGCGGCGGACCTGCGTGGAACCGTCCCCAAAGAATTCCATTTCCGCAGCCTCGCCCCGATTTTTGGGCCAGAGGCCTTCAAGCTTAACGCTGAGTCCCGTAGCGATGCGCTGAGACTCTGGACGGCACAGGCAGGCGGTCCGGTAAGTATGGAGGCAACCGCACAATGGTAATGCCGGTCTCCCTGCGCGCACTTCTTTTTGTTCCTGCCAACCGCCCCGAGCGCTTCACAAAAGCCGCAGCAGCGCGACCCGATGCAGTCATACTCGACCTTGAAGACGCTGTCGCGACGGCGGACAAGGACGCTGCCCGAACAGCGTTGACTTGCGACTTTACGGACTTGCCCATCATCGTCCGCATTAACCCA
It includes:
- a CDS encoding IS5 family transposase, which gives rise to MPHKFNAARRDKIPKQKHRVTSWPEYNEGLRQRGDLTVWISEDALSLWSAPRRTTRGGQPHYSDLAIEMCLTLGLVFKQPLRQTQGLMRSIARLLGVAIAVPDFSTLSRRGNGLTLRPMPKTKSDKPVQLVMDSTGLKIFGEGDWLEEKHKARRKRRSWRKLHLGLDLVSGEIVCSDLTKDDVGDPTALPDLLDQVDGPVDLFLADGAYDGDPTSDLLTARFGPMIEVTTPPPKNAILSPNVARKPTARDCHIADIAINGRMAWQKATGYNQRSRGETLMGRWKAVIGPKLKARNFKNQKTEVKIGVWVLNRMTRLGRPSFERTA
- a CDS encoding CoA transferase yields the protein MFLKRADLGSDPRFATNNARVANRGETDAAVAAGFATRNGPEAIAALQRADVALASVNDMAGLSAHPHLRRITVETPSGPVSYPAPAPVWHNETPTYGPVPALNPLNAKD
- a CDS encoding MaoC family dehydratase N-terminal domain-containing protein, yielding MQIDLDHLKNWIGREDQASEELTSALVVRFNATFERRSATDHGAEAPLFIHLCLGQPAVPTAELGPDGHPARGGFLPPVPLPRRMWAGGAVEFHAPIKIGEVVTRRSVIEDVTVKHGRSGALCFVTVRHHVSSGGRSALTERQDIVYRDATRKTSAPVGPAPDKAPRGAHSMDVAASAPFLFRYSALTFNGHRIHYDAPYAQNEESYPGLVIHGPIQATMLCQYAADLRGTVPKEFHFRSLAPIFGPEAFKLNAESRSDALRLWTAQAGGPVSMEATAQW